A single region of the Geminocystis sp. M7585_C2015_104 genome encodes:
- a CDS encoding prepilin-type N-terminal cleavage/methylation domain-containing protein: protein MKPEVTLKYLAYLRQKKQQNKEGFTLIELLVVVIIIGVLAAVALPNLLGQVGKARESEGKNGVGSINRAQQAYHFERQTFAHNVNVTSATNALGVVIKTQYYSTWNVTGASETATVSATANQATKDGVRNYAGGIAFKDGAYDSSICQSDNIGGTATASVGGGTAGCSAGAELK from the coding sequence ATGAAACCGGAAGTAACCCTTAAGTACCTCGCCTATCTGCGTCAGAAAAAACAACAAAACAAAGAGGGTTTCACCCTCATCGAGTTGCTGGTAGTAGTAATCATCATCGGTGTACTAGCCGCTGTAGCACTGCCCAACCTGTTGGGCCAAGTAGGTAAAGCCAGAGAATCCGAGGGTAAAAACGGTGTGGGCAGCATCAACCGCGCCCAACAAGCCTACCACTTTGAAAGACAAACTTTTGCCCATAACGTCAACGTCACTTCCGCAACCAACGCCCTGGGTGTTGTAATCAAAACCCAGTATTATTCAACCTGGAATGTAACTGGGGCCAGTGAGACGGCCACTGTGAGTGCCACAGCCAACCAGGCCACCAAGGACGGTGTGAGGAACTATGCCGGCGGGATAGCATTTAAAGACGGTGCCTATGACAGCTCCATATGCCAGTCCGACAACATAGGTGGGACTGCCACGGCATCAGTGGGTGGCGGCACGGCGGGCTGCAGTGCCGGTGCTGAGTTGAAATAG